The Marinilongibacter aquaticus genome has a window encoding:
- the aroB gene encoding 3-dehydroquinate synthase: MAVEIGAIADLLSSFLKEKEYSKIGVVVDKNTKKHCYPKIKALLPKHSLIRIKHGEEEKNLKTCEHVWQKMTEAEFDRHSLIVNLGGGVIGDLGGFCAATYKRGIDFIQIPTTLLAQVDASVGGKLGIDFKGFKNHIGVFQQPQAVLIDADFLKTLPKSELRSGFAEIVKHCLIQDAEKWEEIRHKDFEEQDFAELIAHSVEIKKKVVAEDPTEKGLRKILNFGHTLGHAVETHFLSNPKQRLLHGEAVAVGMVCEAYLSLKLKMIDESLYREIEEFIFSTYGKVTIREKDLKPILKLTLQDKKNKGGLVRFSLLDGKGSCTYDIVCKKKQMEEALLEYMG, translated from the coding sequence ATGGCCGTAGAAATAGGTGCAATCGCAGACCTCCTGTCTTCATTCCTTAAAGAAAAAGAATATTCTAAAATTGGTGTGGTGGTAGACAAAAACACAAAAAAGCACTGCTACCCCAAAATAAAGGCACTCTTGCCCAAACACAGCCTGATTCGTATAAAGCATGGAGAAGAAGAGAAAAACCTAAAGACCTGCGAGCATGTATGGCAAAAAATGACCGAAGCCGAATTTGACCGACACAGCCTGATTGTAAACTTGGGTGGCGGTGTGATTGGCGACTTGGGCGGTTTTTGTGCGGCTACCTATAAACGAGGCATAGATTTCATTCAAATTCCGACCACTTTGCTTGCCCAAGTCGATGCAAGCGTGGGTGGCAAATTGGGCATTGATTTCAAAGGTTTCAAAAACCATATCGGCGTTTTCCAACAGCCTCAGGCTGTGCTTATCGATGCCGATTTCCTGAAAACATTACCGAAAAGCGAATTGCGTTCGGGCTTTGCCGAAATCGTAAAACATTGCCTTATTCAAGATGCCGAAAAGTGGGAAGAAATTCGCCATAAAGACTTTGAAGAACAAGACTTCGCCGAATTGATCGCCCATTCTGTTGAGATCAAGAAAAAGGTTGTGGCAGAAGACCCAACGGAAAAAGGCTTACGGAAAATCCTGAATTTCGGACATACTTTGGGCCATGCGGTAGAAACCCATTTCCTCAGCAATCCGAAGCAACGCTTGTTGCATGGCGAGGCCGTAGCCGTAGGCATGGTTTGCGAAGCCTACCTTTCGCTAAAACTCAAAATGATCGACGAAAGCCTTTACCGCGAAATAGAAGAATTCATCTTCTCTACCTATGGAAAAGTGACCATTCGCGAGAAAGATTTGAAGCCCATCTTGAAGCTCACATTGCAGGATAAAAAGAATAAAGGAGGCCTTGTACGCTTTTCTTTGCTCGATGGCAAAGGCTCTTGCACCTACGATATCGTCTGCAAAAAGAAACAAATGGAAGAGGCTCTTCTGGAATACATGGGCTGA
- the rsmH gene encoding 16S rRNA (cytosine(1402)-N(4))-methyltransferase RsmH, whose product MMEYHVPVMLGECLEGLNIDPKGVYVDVTFGGGGHSKAILEKLDGGRLLAFDQDDDARENAQEITDKQFTFVSANFRHLKKYLRVHGVRKVDGILADLGISSHQIDEPSRGFSTRFDGELDMRMNPKGGRSAKEVLNTYSVEELHKIFGMYGEVKNAKTVAQAIDMARINKPIESIEELKAILMPLAPKHREFKYFAQVFQAIRIEVNEELAVLEEFLEQVPEVLNDNGRLVVMSYHSLEDRMVKNFIRGGHVDGRIEKDFYGNVLKPLAAVSRKPIVANEEELQRNPRARSAKLRIAEKPEN is encoded by the coding sequence ATGATGGAATATCATGTACCGGTGATGCTGGGCGAGTGCCTAGAAGGGCTCAATATTGATCCGAAAGGTGTTTATGTCGATGTGACTTTTGGCGGTGGAGGGCACTCCAAAGCCATATTGGAAAAGTTGGATGGCGGAAGGTTGCTGGCTTTTGATCAAGACGACGATGCCCGAGAAAATGCTCAGGAAATCACAGACAAGCAGTTCACTTTTGTCTCGGCCAATTTTCGGCATCTGAAAAAATACCTCCGTGTACACGGTGTGCGGAAAGTGGACGGTATATTGGCCGATTTGGGTATATCGTCGCATCAGATCGATGAGCCTTCACGGGGTTTTTCTACGCGTTTTGACGGAGAGTTGGATATGCGAATGAATCCCAAAGGCGGGCGTTCGGCAAAAGAAGTTTTGAACACCTATTCGGTGGAAGAGCTGCATAAGATCTTCGGTATGTACGGCGAAGTGAAAAACGCGAAAACAGTGGCTCAGGCGATCGATATGGCACGGATCAACAAACCTATTGAAAGCATTGAAGAGCTGAAAGCCATTTTGATGCCTTTGGCTCCCAAACACCGCGAGTTCAAATATTTTGCTCAGGTTTTCCAAGCCATTCGCATCGAGGTGAACGAAGAATTGGCGGTTTTGGAAGAATTTCTTGAGCAAGTGCCCGAAGTGCTGAATGATAATGGACGTTTGGTGGTGATGTCGTACCATTCTTTGGAAGACCGCATGGTGAAAAATTTCATCCGCGGGGGGCATGTCGATGGGCGTATCGAGAAGGACTTTTACGGCAATGTACTGAAGCCCTTGGCCGCCGTAAGCCGAAAGCCTATCGTGGCCAATGAAGAGGAATTGCAAAGAAATCCAAGAGCCAGAAGTGCGAAGCTTCGCATTGCCGAAAAGCCAGAAAATTGA
- a CDS encoding T9SS type A sorting domain-containing protein: protein MKKAIAMTLLAATISVASIAKPTDPIKTNEKAFDVGLYYDYTSGRIKAFFEKNKEDVLTVRLLDKEGQTISVNTLKNKSSVSKLYYDVNKLADGEYTLKVSDGETESVHKIEIKQPKPWEAVQFD, encoded by the coding sequence ATGAAAAAGGCAATTGCTATGACTCTTTTGGCTGCAACTATCTCTGTAGCCAGTATCGCAAAACCAACCGATCCAATTAAAACGAATGAAAAAGCATTTGATGTAGGCCTGTACTACGACTACACTTCGGGAAGAATCAAGGCATTTTTCGAAAAGAACAAAGAAGATGTACTTACAGTACGCTTGTTGGACAAAGAGGGCCAGACTATTTCTGTCAACACCCTAAAAAACAAAAGTTCGGTGAGTAAGCTGTATTACGACGTAAACAAACTTGCCGATGGCGAGTACACGCTTAAAGTAAGCGACGGTGAGACGGAGTCTGTACACAAAATTGAAATCAAGCAGCCCAAACCTTGGGAAGCCGTGCAGTTCGACTAA
- a CDS encoding TlpA family protein disulfide reductase, which produces MKFERQNDSLFVFALNGEESLQLDNAHWENDSLHISMELFDAVIVAAVDGDQMRGRYEKKLGNLETRAGTFTAQKGELPRFVGARANVEHQLSGKWATTFTDEDGGQYEAIGVFDQEQNNITGSFLTTTGDYRYLQGNIVGDSLMLSCFDGTHIFLFKARIHGDTLTGNFSSSLLYKETWRGIKDEGASLPDPESLTFLKDGYNKIAFNFPDSEAKNVSLSDTQFQDKVVLVQILGSWCPNCMDESRFLAQWQKENPNAPVEIVGLAFEKKNDPDFAFPKIEKMKARFGLQYPILLAGDTSAEGREKALPMLNHIMSFPTMIYIDKQGLVRKIHTGFSGPGTGEYYQKFTEDFDRFVQKLIAE; this is translated from the coding sequence TTGAAGTTTGAAAGACAAAACGACAGCCTTTTTGTTTTTGCATTGAACGGCGAAGAAAGCTTGCAACTCGACAATGCCCATTGGGAAAACGACTCCTTGCATATCAGTATGGAGCTTTTCGACGCGGTGATCGTGGCCGCTGTAGATGGAGACCAAATGCGTGGCCGATACGAAAAGAAATTGGGCAACCTCGAAACAAGAGCCGGGACCTTTACCGCTCAAAAAGGTGAATTGCCGAGATTTGTTGGAGCAAGGGCAAACGTCGAGCACCAACTTTCGGGTAAATGGGCTACCACTTTTACCGATGAAGACGGCGGACAGTACGAAGCAATCGGTGTATTTGATCAAGAACAAAACAATATAACCGGGTCTTTTCTCACAACCACAGGCGATTACCGCTATCTGCAAGGCAATATTGTAGGTGACAGCCTGATGCTGAGCTGTTTTGACGGTACCCATATCTTTTTGTTCAAAGCCAGAATACACGGAGATACATTGACAGGAAACTTTTCCAGCAGCTTACTTTATAAAGAAACTTGGCGAGGCATAAAAGATGAGGGAGCTTCACTTCCAGATCCCGAAAGCCTCACTTTTTTAAAAGATGGTTACAATAAAATCGCTTTCAATTTTCCCGACAGCGAAGCCAAAAATGTCTCTTTGTCCGATACACAATTTCAGGATAAGGTAGTTTTGGTGCAGATTCTCGGCTCATGGTGCCCGAATTGCATGGACGAAAGCCGATTCTTGGCCCAATGGCAAAAGGAAAACCCAAACGCTCCTGTGGAAATCGTTGGTCTTGCTTTCGAAAAGAAAAACGATCCCGACTTTGCTTTTCCGAAAATTGAAAAAATGAAGGCACGGTTCGGCTTGCAATATCCTATTCTCTTGGCGGGAGACACCTCGGCCGAAGGACGAGAGAAAGCCTTGCCTATGCTCAATCATATCATGAGCTTCCCGACCATGATCTATATCGACAAACAGGGGCTTGTAAGAAAGATACACACCGGTTTTTCGGGCCCTGGCACAGGCGAATATTACCAGAAATTCACTGAAGATTTCGATCGATTTGTACAAAAGTTGATCGCGGAGTAA
- the metG gene encoding methionine--tRNA ligase — protein MSDSPKRYTVTAALIYANGPIHIGHLAGCYLPADVYVRYLRAKGKDVAFISGTDEHGVPITIKAKKEGISPQELVDAYHKQIKQSFADFGIGFDIYSQTSKPKHHKVSQDFFKKLYADGHFLEEETEQLYDEVAGQFLADRYVVGECPKCGNENAYGDQCERCGSALSPMELKNPKSTLSGSSPVKKRTKNWYLPLDKMQPEIEKYVFSHPEWKSNVAGQCKSWLNDGLKPRAMTRDLDWGIKVPVEGADGKVLYVWFDAPIGYITFTQEWAEREGKDWKDYWQNEETKLVHFIGKDNIVFHCIIFPAMLMAHGDYVLADNVPANEFMNLEGDKISTSRNWAVWLHEYLEEFPGKEDVLRYALASNAPETKDSEFTWKDWQSKNNSELVGILGNFVNRTLVLTHKYFEGEIPACVTLEKIDEDTLAQLAQLPCDISKALKNFKFREALALTMDVARLGNKYLADTEPWKVIKNNPDRVKTILNISAQITATLAIVCEPFLPFTSEKINGMLGLDKREWMHAGKADALEAGQQIGEATLLFEKIEDEIVEKQVNKLLDTKKKNELENLKAPALKEEIVFDDFMKLDLRVGTILEAEPVKKSKKLLKFLIDDGFEKRTILSGIAQHYSPEEMIGKQVTFVANLAPRKMMGHLSQGMILMAENNDGTLALVQPDKKVWNGGTVS, from the coding sequence ATGAGCGATTCGCCCAAAAGATACACGGTTACGGCCGCCTTGATTTACGCCAATGGCCCCATTCACATTGGCCACCTTGCCGGATGTTACCTTCCGGCCGATGTTTACGTCCGTTATTTGCGGGCCAAAGGCAAAGATGTGGCTTTCATCAGCGGAACCGATGAACACGGAGTGCCCATTACCATTAAAGCGAAAAAAGAGGGGATAAGTCCGCAAGAATTAGTGGACGCTTATCACAAGCAGATCAAGCAAAGCTTTGCCGACTTCGGTATTGGTTTTGACATTTATTCTCAAACATCAAAACCCAAACACCACAAGGTATCTCAAGATTTCTTCAAAAAACTATATGCCGATGGGCACTTTTTGGAAGAAGAAACCGAACAGCTCTACGACGAGGTAGCGGGTCAATTTTTGGCCGATCGCTATGTGGTGGGCGAATGCCCAAAATGCGGCAACGAAAATGCCTATGGCGATCAATGTGAAAGATGTGGCTCGGCACTTTCACCAATGGAATTGAAAAATCCAAAGTCTACACTTTCGGGTTCTTCTCCGGTGAAAAAAAGAACAAAAAACTGGTATTTGCCTCTGGACAAAATGCAGCCAGAGATTGAAAAATATGTATTCAGCCATCCCGAATGGAAAAGCAACGTGGCGGGGCAATGCAAATCTTGGCTCAACGATGGCCTTAAACCCCGTGCTATGACACGTGATTTGGACTGGGGAATCAAGGTTCCCGTGGAAGGGGCCGACGGCAAAGTACTTTACGTGTGGTTCGACGCTCCGATTGGCTACATCACTTTTACCCAAGAATGGGCAGAAAGAGAAGGCAAAGACTGGAAAGACTATTGGCAAAATGAAGAAACCAAATTGGTTCACTTTATTGGCAAAGACAATATCGTATTCCACTGTATCATCTTCCCGGCCATGCTGATGGCTCACGGTGATTATGTGCTGGCCGACAATGTACCGGCCAATGAATTCATGAATTTGGAAGGCGACAAAATCAGTACGTCGCGAAATTGGGCAGTTTGGCTGCACGAATATTTGGAAGAGTTCCCTGGAAAAGAGGATGTCTTGCGTTACGCCCTCGCTTCGAACGCTCCAGAAACGAAGGATTCGGAGTTTACTTGGAAAGATTGGCAAAGCAAAAACAACTCGGAGCTTGTAGGCATCTTGGGCAACTTTGTCAACCGAACATTGGTTTTGACGCACAAATATTTCGAGGGAGAAATACCGGCTTGTGTAACCTTGGAAAAAATTGACGAAGACACATTGGCTCAATTGGCCCAATTGCCTTGCGATATATCCAAAGCTTTGAAAAACTTCAAATTCCGTGAAGCCTTGGCCCTTACAATGGACGTGGCCCGACTGGGCAACAAATACCTTGCCGATACTGAACCTTGGAAGGTGATCAAAAACAATCCTGATCGCGTAAAAACAATTTTGAATATTTCGGCCCAAATCACCGCAACTTTGGCCATTGTCTGCGAGCCCTTCCTTCCTTTTACTTCCGAAAAAATAAACGGCATGTTGGGTTTGGACAAAAGGGAATGGATGCACGCCGGAAAAGCCGATGCTTTAGAGGCAGGCCAGCAAATTGGTGAAGCCACACTCTTGTTCGAAAAAATCGAAGACGAAATCGTGGAAAAGCAAGTGAATAAATTGTTGGATACAAAAAAGAAAAACGAATTGGAAAACCTGAAAGCTCCCGCACTGAAAGAAGAGATAGTCTTTGATGATTTCATGAAACTTGATCTGCGTGTGGGAACAATCTTGGAAGCCGAGCCCGTGAAAAAAAGCAAAAAGCTTTTGAAGTTTTTAATCGATGATGGATTTGAAAAAAGAACCATTCTCAGTGGCATAGCCCAGCATTATAGCCCAGAAGAAATGATTGGCAAGCAAGTCACTTTTGTCGCCAACTTGGCTCCCCGGAAGATGATGGGACACCTTTCGCAGGGTATGATTTTGATGGCCGAAAACAACGACGGCACCTTGGCCTTGGTTCAGCCAGACAAAAAAGTATGGAACGGCGGCACCGTAAGCTAA
- the dinB gene encoding DNA polymerase IV: MRKIIHIDMDAFFASVEQNDNPELRGKPVAVGGSAERGVVAAASYEARKFGVRSAMPSKTAARLCPELVFVFPRFDRYKFVSNQIREVFHEYTDLVEPLSLDEAFLDVTENHFQMEVATEIAMEIKKKIKAKTNLTASAGVSFNKFLAKTASDINKPDGLFVIKPAQALDFVAQLEVRKFFGIGKVTAERMQSMGIFTGLDLRQCTREFLVKHFGKAGNYYFDISRGEDRREVNPNRIRKSVGVENTFSEDLLDYESMERELLDLSENLWKRLLRSKAKGKTLTLKVKFSDFEQITRSRSGQWPFESQEMIENVGSEMLKALQPMSKGVRLIGLTVSNLLDSNDESGEQLKLEF; this comes from the coding sequence TTGAGAAAGATCATCCATATCGACATGGATGCATTTTTTGCTTCGGTTGAGCAAAACGATAATCCCGAATTGCGTGGGAAACCCGTGGCCGTGGGAGGAAGTGCAGAGCGTGGTGTTGTGGCGGCCGCAAGTTATGAAGCTCGAAAATTTGGCGTGCGATCGGCCATGCCATCCAAAACCGCGGCACGACTGTGCCCCGAACTTGTTTTTGTTTTTCCACGCTTCGATCGCTACAAGTTTGTCTCGAATCAGATTCGGGAAGTTTTCCATGAATATACCGATCTGGTTGAGCCACTTTCTTTAGACGAGGCATTTTTGGATGTCACCGAAAATCATTTCCAAATGGAAGTGGCCACCGAAATTGCGATGGAGATTAAGAAGAAAATCAAGGCGAAAACCAATTTGACCGCATCTGCGGGTGTATCCTTCAATAAATTTTTGGCCAAAACGGCTTCGGATATCAACAAGCCGGACGGGCTTTTTGTGATTAAACCTGCTCAGGCATTGGATTTCGTGGCACAATTGGAGGTAAGGAAATTCTTTGGAATTGGTAAGGTTACGGCCGAACGCATGCAGTCCATGGGCATTTTCACAGGTTTGGATTTGCGGCAATGTACGCGTGAATTCTTGGTGAAGCACTTCGGAAAGGCGGGCAATTATTATTTTGACATTTCGCGAGGAGAGGATCGTCGGGAAGTGAACCCGAATAGAATTCGTAAATCGGTAGGTGTTGAAAATACCTTTTCAGAAGACTTGTTGGATTACGAAAGCATGGAAAGGGAATTGCTCGATTTGTCTGAAAACCTCTGGAAACGCTTGTTGCGGAGCAAGGCGAAAGGAAAGACGCTGACCTTGAAGGTAAAATTTAGCGATTTCGAGCAAATTACGCGAAGCCGCTCGGGGCAATGGCCTTTCGAATCCCAAGAGATGATCGAAAATGTGGGCTCAGAAATGCTGAAAGCCCTTCAACCGATGTCCAAAGGCGTACGATTGATAGGGCTTACAGTGTCTAATTTGCTTGACAGCAACGACGAATCGGGCGAACAGCTGAAACTTGAATTCTAG
- a CDS encoding 3-keto-disaccharide hydrolase: MKKTLFVLTLLSCATSLAFGQLSSAEKKNGWKSLFNGKNFDGWNQKNGKAKYEIRNGEIVGITTANTPNSFMCTNENYGDFILELDLKVDDRMNSGIQFRSLSTDDYMKGRVHGYQMEIDPSDRAWAGGIYDEARRGWLCMPEDRPEAQNAFKHNDWNTYRIEAIGNTIRTWVNGVPISHLIDDLTPSGFIALQVHGIYGEMKEGMEIHWRNIKIKTENLTPSPYDDCPVVNLLDNDLSAQEKAQGFELLFNGKDFTGWRGVNQDGMAEKHWIVTDNNEIQVQASDGSETGNDIVTKAQYSAFELKFDFKLTEGANSGVKYFVDESYNRSGKSGIGLEYQVLDDERHPDAKMGVVGNRTLASLYDLIPSIKLDKRFQKKIGEWNHGRLVVYPDNTVQHWLNGFKVVEYTRKSNIFKALVARSKYKKFEGFGEADAGPILLQDHGNNVFFKSLKIRTLN, encoded by the coding sequence ATGAAGAAAACTTTATTCGTACTCACCCTGCTAAGCTGTGCCACGAGCCTTGCTTTTGGCCAGTTGAGCTCCGCAGAAAAAAAGAACGGTTGGAAATCTCTTTTCAACGGGAAAAACTTCGATGGCTGGAACCAGAAAAACGGCAAAGCCAAATACGAAATCAGAAACGGCGAGATTGTGGGCATCACTACAGCCAACACCCCGAACTCTTTCATGTGCACCAATGAAAACTATGGCGATTTTATCCTTGAGTTGGACCTGAAAGTGGATGACCGCATGAATTCGGGTATCCAGTTCAGAAGCCTTTCAACGGACGATTACATGAAAGGCCGTGTGCACGGCTATCAAATGGAAATAGACCCATCGGACCGGGCTTGGGCCGGCGGTATTTACGACGAAGCCCGCAGAGGTTGGTTGTGCATGCCCGAAGATAGACCAGAAGCCCAAAACGCTTTCAAGCACAACGACTGGAACACCTACCGTATCGAAGCCATAGGAAATACGATTCGTACATGGGTAAACGGCGTGCCCATTTCTCACCTGATCGACGACCTGACACCGAGCGGGTTCATCGCTCTGCAAGTGCATGGCATCTACGGCGAAATGAAAGAAGGCATGGAAATCCATTGGAGAAACATCAAAATCAAAACGGAAAACCTCACGCCATCTCCGTATGACGACTGCCCGGTGGTCAACCTATTGGACAACGACCTTTCTGCTCAGGAAAAAGCCCAAGGCTTTGAATTGCTGTTCAATGGAAAGGATTTCACCGGCTGGCGTGGCGTAAACCAAGACGGCATGGCTGAAAAACACTGGATTGTGACCGATAACAATGAAATTCAGGTACAAGCCTCAGACGGCTCTGAAACCGGCAACGATATCGTGACAAAAGCACAGTATTCTGCCTTTGAGTTGAAGTTCGATTTCAAATTGACCGAAGGTGCCAATTCGGGCGTGAAATATTTTGTAGACGAAAGCTACAACCGCAGTGGAAAATCGGGCATTGGCTTGGAATATCAAGTACTCGACGACGAACGTCATCCCGACGCCAAAATGGGCGTTGTCGGTAACCGTACATTGGCCTCTCTGTACGACCTAATCCCTTCGATAAAATTGGACAAACGTTTCCAGAAGAAAATCGGGGAATGGAACCACGGCCGACTGGTTGTCTATCCCGACAATACCGTGCAGCATTGGCTCAATGGATTCAAAGTGGTGGAATATACCCGGAAAAGCAATATTTTCAAGGCTCTCGTGGCCCGAAGCAAATACAAGAAATTTGAAGGCTTTGGCGAAGCCGATGCCGGACCAATCCTTTTGCAAGATCACGGGAACAACGTATTCTTCAAAAGCTTAAAAATCCGAACACTGAACTAG
- a CDS encoding 1-acyl-sn-glycerol-3-phosphate acyltransferase: MKYFLYLLLRFHGNIVVRFFIKRLEIEGLENIPKNQPILYASTHFNSFFDSCITHLITSPKVHALARGDAFKGKRVTAFLEFLFILPIWRISDGKENMHKNAETFDKCQDIFRNGQHVLIYPEGICKHQKDVLPLKMGTANMIHRAWDEKLNVAVVPMVLTYDSYSRLGKLVKVNFGPAMQASDFDISDEKEFKRTFTDRLFTEMKSLVSYDFKPFSIWKNPLFVLGNLINFPIYLSLKNAVKHKFGRTVFFDSVWYGVLMFVLPLYWLLLLGIAFWIF, encoded by the coding sequence TTGAAATATTTTTTATATCTGCTGCTTCGATTCCACGGAAACATCGTTGTTCGCTTTTTCATTAAACGATTGGAAATAGAAGGTTTGGAGAACATTCCTAAAAACCAACCTATACTGTATGCCTCTACCCATTTCAATTCATTTTTCGACTCCTGCATTACCCACCTGATCACTTCGCCCAAAGTGCACGCTTTGGCCCGCGGCGACGCCTTCAAAGGCAAAAGGGTTACTGCATTTCTCGAATTCCTTTTTATTCTCCCGATATGGCGAATATCCGACGGAAAGGAAAACATGCATAAAAATGCCGAAACTTTTGATAAATGTCAGGATATTTTCAGAAATGGCCAGCATGTGCTCATCTATCCAGAAGGCATTTGCAAACACCAGAAAGATGTACTTCCCCTTAAAATGGGAACCGCCAACATGATTCACCGAGCCTGGGATGAAAAGCTTAATGTGGCCGTGGTGCCCATGGTGTTGACCTACGACTCTTACAGCCGTTTGGGCAAATTGGTGAAAGTAAATTTTGGCCCAGCCATGCAAGCCAGCGATTTTGATATTTCGGATGAAAAAGAATTCAAAAGAACCTTTACCGACCGCCTTTTCACCGAAATGAAAAGCCTGGTTTCCTACGATTTCAAACCTTTTTCCATTTGGAAAAACCCGCTTTTTGTACTCGGAAACCTTATCAATTTCCCGATATACCTAAGCCTGAAGAATGCGGTCAAACATAAATTTGGCCGAACCGTTTTCTTCGATTCGGTATGGTATGGCGTTCTCATGTTCGTATTGCCGCTGTATTGGCTCTTGCTTTTGGGAATTGCCTTCTGGATTTTCTAA
- a CDS encoding DinB family protein, with the protein MKPMKDVAHSLREIVQTLYPELKKLEEPAVSEKDSPSKWSKKEILGHLIDSATNNQKKFVMAASIPNLDIVPYAQDEWVALQAYQKTDWENLVSLWYFMNLHLAHVIEQAEASVLGNTFTIGGAGPFALSFVMKDYEQHLRHHMRVILPHLNLHSEFKMVY; encoded by the coding sequence ATGAAACCTATGAAAGATGTGGCCCATTCGTTGCGAGAGATCGTACAAACTTTGTATCCAGAGTTGAAAAAACTCGAAGAGCCTGCTGTTTCTGAAAAGGATTCTCCTTCGAAATGGAGCAAAAAGGAGATACTTGGGCACCTTATTGATTCGGCTACAAACAACCAGAAAAAGTTTGTGATGGCTGCGTCGATCCCGAATTTGGATATTGTACCCTATGCCCAAGACGAATGGGTGGCCTTGCAAGCGTACCAAAAGACCGATTGGGAGAACTTGGTGAGCCTGTGGTATTTTATGAATTTGCATCTTGCACATGTGATTGAACAGGCCGAAGCTTCGGTGCTGGGCAATACATTTACCATTGGCGGGGCGGGGCCATTTGCACTGTCATTTGTGATGAAAGATTACGAACAGCACCTTCGGCACCACATGAGGGTGATTTTGCCTCATTTGAATTTGCATTCAGAATTTAAAATGGTCTATTGA
- a CDS encoding FtsL-like putative cell division protein: protein MAANVYRKAEKESLWSRLSQRFNFSSWLSEQLGFQDQIPADLVKKCLFVFVLIMIYIFFQHNMDSLYRQISETETAIKERRASYISHKAAFRFKSRHSEISKSLENAGLHRNIEPPVKIETKED from the coding sequence ATGGCAGCAAATGTGTACCGAAAGGCGGAGAAAGAGTCCTTATGGAGTCGGCTTTCCCAACGTTTCAATTTTTCTTCTTGGTTGAGCGAACAGCTCGGTTTTCAGGATCAAATCCCAGCAGATTTGGTAAAAAAGTGCCTTTTCGTGTTTGTGTTGATTATGATCTACATCTTTTTTCAGCACAATATGGATTCGCTTTATCGCCAGATTTCAGAAACCGAAACGGCGATCAAAGAACGCAGAGCTTCGTACATTTCTCACAAAGCCGCTTTTCGTTTCAAAAGTCGGCATTCTGAGATTTCAAAAAGTCTGGAGAATGCGGGTTTGCACCGAAACATTGAGCCTCCCGTGAAAATCGAAACCAAAGAAGATTGA
- a CDS encoding AraC family transcriptional regulator — protein sequence MKPQLLKISYPHEYSFNLFELCCPYFPTPWHYHPEVEIVYIKDSKGERLVGSSITEFGPGDLCMKGAFVPHCYRNSSEYFDGREDLRAASLSLQFTEDFLGPGFMERPENFKLRKLILNAKRGILFKGDIREKVCHKMEMLAAKEGVERIIGILDILGVMSCWEDYTYLSSEPMILTNTQDSDRIQRVFEHVTEQFKQDIKLADVASLAHMSESAFSRYFKKRTQKTFSTFLTEVRIEHACKLLQKDQLSVSEVSYQSGFNNLSNFNRQFKAVKKTTPLNYRARFLG from the coding sequence ATGAAGCCTCAACTTTTAAAAATTTCATATCCCCACGAATATTCTTTCAATTTATTCGAATTGTGTTGTCCATACTTTCCAACACCATGGCATTATCATCCGGAAGTGGAAATCGTATATATAAAAGACAGCAAAGGAGAGCGTTTGGTGGGGAGCAGTATCACCGAGTTTGGCCCGGGCGATTTGTGCATGAAGGGAGCCTTTGTGCCGCATTGTTACCGCAACAGCTCGGAATATTTCGATGGCCGTGAAGACCTGCGGGCGGCATCGCTTTCACTGCAATTTACCGAGGATTTTTTGGGACCCGGATTTATGGAAAGGCCAGAGAATTTCAAATTGCGTAAGCTTATTCTAAATGCCAAAAGAGGAATTTTGTTTAAAGGGGATATTCGCGAGAAGGTGTGCCACAAAATGGAAATGCTGGCTGCGAAAGAAGGAGTGGAGCGAATTATCGGCATTTTGGACATCTTGGGCGTGATGAGCTGCTGGGAAGATTATACGTATCTGTCTTCCGAGCCGATGATCTTGACCAATACGCAAGATTCTGATCGTATCCAGCGGGTTTTTGAGCACGTGACCGAGCAATTCAAGCAAGATATCAAATTGGCGGATGTGGCTTCTTTGGCTCATATGAGTGAGTCGGCATTCAGCCGTTATTTCAAAAAGCGTACGCAGAAAACGTTCAGTACTTTCTTGACGGAAGTGCGGATCGAACACGCATGCAAATTATTGCAAAAGGATCAATTGAGCGTGTCGGAGGTGTCTTACCAAAGTGGTTTCAATAATCTATCAAACTTCAATCGGCAGTTTAAGGCCGTAAAAAAAACGACCCCGTTGAATTACCGGGCTCGTTTTTTAGGCTAA